In Caldanaerovirga acetigignens, the following are encoded in one genomic region:
- a CDS encoding alkaline phosphatase family protein, protein MIKKINKTIMILIDGLSFKTAFNEMGFLNHLVEKGIGALYKVETELPPLSRPLYETIFTGVVPCCSGITTNKSIRLSSNESIFHLARDKGLKTSASAYYFLSELYNKAPFDPICDREQMNEKNPIQYGKFYFEDSYPDSHVFVDGEILRKNYDPDFLLIHTMGMDYVGHIYGSNSKEYKAQAGIVDGLLAWFLTAWIDQGYHIIVTSDHGMRNDGLHQGTGEEERIIPLFCISNLFKPGYNDITIPQTAIAPMICEILGVNTSSKMISFNIKVFRNN, encoded by the coding sequence ATGATTAAAAAGATCAATAAGACAATTATGATCTTGATAGACGGCTTGTCTTTCAAAACAGCTTTTAACGAAATGGGTTTTTTGAATCATCTAGTTGAAAAAGGTATAGGTGCTCTATATAAAGTAGAAACGGAACTTCCTCCTCTTTCGAGGCCACTTTATGAGACTATTTTTACGGGAGTTGTGCCCTGTTGCAGTGGCATAACAACTAATAAAAGTATAAGACTTTCAAGCAATGAAAGTATTTTTCACCTAGCTCGTGATAAAGGTTTGAAAACATCTGCATCTGCTTATTATTTTTTAAGCGAGCTTTATAACAAAGCTCCATTTGATCCAATATGTGATAGGGAACAGATGAATGAAAAAAATCCTATACAATATGGAAAATTTTATTTTGAAGATTCTTATCCTGACTCTCATGTATTTGTAGATGGAGAAATTTTAAGAAAAAATTATGATCCTGATTTTTTATTAATTCATACTATGGGAATGGATTATGTAGGACATATTTATGGAAGCAATTCTAAAGAATACAAGGCTCAGGCTGGAATTGTTGATGGATTGCTTGCATGGTTTTTAACAGCATGGATTGACCAGGGATATCACATTATAGTTACATCTGATCATGGCATGAGAAATGACGGGCTGCATCAAGGAACAGGAGAAGAAGAGCGAATTATTCCACTTTTCTGTATAAGCAATTTATTTAAGCCAGGCTACAATGATATAACAATTCCTCAGACTGCTATTGCACCAATGATATGTGAAATTTTAGGTGTTAATACTAGTTCAAAAATGATATCATTCAATATTAAAGTATTTAGAAATAATTGA
- a CDS encoding DUF2703 domain-containing protein: protein MRCCEMQRKDACCSTNCGCEEPSYFTEKKKIIIDFMYLDLSVCDRCQGTEGSVEEAIDEVKRVLELTGVEVVVNKIHIDSEEKAIQYRFESSPTIRINGKDIQLGTKESLCESCGDLCGDEVDCRVWIYNGKEYNVPPKAMIIDAILREIYGNNESWDNDENIRKQKYELPENLRKFFKAMREKGEK, encoded by the coding sequence ATGAGGTGCTGTGAAATGCAAAGGAAGGACGCCTGCTGCAGTACAAATTGCGGGTGTGAAGAACCAAGTTATTTTACTGAAAAGAAAAAAATTATAATCGACTTTATGTATCTGGATTTAAGCGTATGTGACAGATGCCAGGGTACAGAAGGCAGCGTTGAAGAAGCCATTGATGAAGTTAAAAGAGTGCTTGAATTAACAGGAGTTGAAGTTGTTGTAAACAAAATTCACATTGATAGTGAAGAAAAGGCCATACAGTATAGATTTGAGAGTTCACCTACCATCCGAATCAATGGAAAAGATATACAATTAGGAACGAAAGAATCCCTTTGTGAATCATGTGGTGATTTATGTGGAGATGAAGTAGACTGCCGAGTATGGATATATAATGGCAAAGAATATAATGTTCCGCCTAAAGCAATGATAATTGACGCCATACTTAGAGAAATATATGGCAACAATGAATCATGGGATAATGATGAAAATATAAGAAAGCAGAAATATGAGCTTCCTGAAAATCTTAGAAAATTTTTTAAGGCCATGCGGGAAAAGGGTGAAAAGTAA
- a CDS encoding sigma-70 family RNA polymerase sigma factor encodes MEGRTSHQLKDNNRIYAWIYQITRNSIFDYYRKKRIETDILDLPEKGITIDDEDEIINELVLCLRNMIENLPDKYKQAIILTELGGLTQKELAQKLGISISGAKSRVQRRRRMLKEKFFECCEFQFDRFGNVIEYQHKESSCKYC; translated from the coding sequence ATTGAGGGGAGGACGTCACACCAACTAAAAGACAACAATAGAATATATGCATGGATTTATCAGATAACAAGAAACTCGATTTTCGATTATTATAGAAAGAAAAGAATTGAGACTGATATTTTGGATTTACCTGAAAAAGGTATCACCATAGATGATGAAGACGAAATAATAAATGAATTAGTCTTATGTCTTAGAAATATGATCGAAAACCTTCCAGATAAATATAAACAGGCTATTATCCTAACAGAATTGGGCGGTTTGACCCAAAAAGAATTGGCTCAAAAACTGGGGATATCCATATCGGGGGCAAAATCAAGAGTTCAACGGAGGAGAAGGATGTTGAAAGAAAAGTTTTTTGAGTGCTGTGAGTTTCAATTTGATAGATTTGGGAATGTTATTGAATACCAGCATAAAGAAAGCAGTTGTAAATATTGCTGA
- a CDS encoding RNA-guided endonuclease InsQ/TnpB family protein has product MRELSIIYDKDSGRIEARLVVEVKACENNGTGKAAVDLGETVLIACAFDDGTVMLYSGRFIKSVRRYWQKVRASLRQNSRRWKEIAHRERKQVEQLLHIAASHFIAECIRRGVKEIAIGDLNGIRQGIDYGDRLNQRLHAWPYRKLIDMLKYKGALAGILVRDNVDEKSTSITCHACGKVVASNRRHRGLYVCSCGWRTQADINGALNIYERAYQVSPVKGSSGRVARPAVVSYLLGWHGVAEPKREGEPLRASVLGCPSIY; this is encoded by the coding sequence GTGCGTGAACTTTCCATCATCTACGACAAGGATTCCGGGCGAATAGAAGCCCGTCTGGTGGTGGAAGTTAAGGCCTGCGAAAACAACGGGACGGGGAAGGCAGCGGTAGACCTTGGTGAGACGGTCCTTATAGCTTGCGCTTTTGACGATGGTACGGTAATGCTTTACTCCGGCAGGTTCATCAAGTCGGTGAGGCGGTACTGGCAGAAGGTGCGGGCAAGTCTCCGGCAGAACTCCCGCAGGTGGAAGGAGATAGCACATAGGGAAAGAAAACAGGTAGAGCAGTTACTGCACATAGCCGCCTCCCATTTTATTGCGGAATGCATACGGCGGGGCGTGAAGGAGATAGCCATTGGTGACCTTAACGGGATCCGTCAGGGCATTGACTATGGAGACCGACTGAACCAGCGATTGCATGCCTGGCCGTACCGAAAGCTGATTGATATGCTTAAATACAAAGGGGCACTGGCGGGAATTCTGGTACGGGATAACGTAGATGAGAAGAGCACGTCCATCACTTGTCATGCCTGCGGGAAAGTTGTGGCTTCCAACCGGAGGCACCGGGGTTTGTATGTATGCTCCTGCGGGTGGAGAACACAGGCGGATATAAATGGTGCCCTGAACATCTACGAAAGGGCGTATCAGGTATCTCCCGTGAAGGGGAGTAGTGGCCGTGTGGCGCGGCCCGCGGTCGTGTCATATCTCCTAGGATGGCACGGCGTCGCCGAACCGAAGCGCGAAGGTGAACCTTTGCGTGCATCCGTTTTAGGATGCCCCTCAATTTATTGA
- the tnpA gene encoding IS200/IS605 family transposase codes for MKRETWKSTGTAVYNINYHFVWSTKYRRKVLLPPVNETLKGAITTLCKEHGYQLLALEVMPDHVHVFLSAPPKIAPAVIAKILKGSTARQLFVKHPELKKKLWGGHLWNPSYYVGTAGEVSSETIRLYIEAQKTEGGE; via the coding sequence ATGAAGAGGGAAACTTGGAAATCAACCGGAACAGCAGTTTACAATATAAATTACCACTTTGTATGGTCAACGAAGTACCGCCGTAAGGTATTGTTACCACCAGTAAACGAAACCCTGAAGGGAGCAATTACCACTCTCTGTAAGGAACATGGCTACCAGTTGCTGGCTTTGGAGGTTATGCCCGACCACGTACATGTCTTTCTTTCTGCTCCTCCTAAGATAGCTCCGGCGGTGATAGCCAAAATATTAAAGGGTTCCACGGCTCGCCAGCTCTTTGTAAAGCATCCGGAACTTAAGAAAAAGCTCTGGGGCGGGCATTTATGGAACCCAAGCTACTATGTAGGTACAGCCGGAGAGGTCTCCAGCGAGACTATCAGGCTGTACATCGAAGCTCAAAAAACAGAGGGAGGTGAATGA